One stretch of Lytechinus variegatus isolate NC3 chromosome 17, Lvar_3.0, whole genome shotgun sequence DNA includes these proteins:
- the LOC121431424 gene encoding transmembrane protein 65-like, which yields MAAPMTGIRMAYKLRDFTCKSVIKCKMSGFSGNLAVTSFVEHSLLKGSCGIRTLTVDPNTSCWNVPKRFQFTHATRLRNRRRLDLPQRSQEFISNLRSKERETLLAELLKYQNIKNVDLEASTKSTPDKELPETVVIPNPTRQQLRMVAISNALPFIGFGFFDNAIMIIAGDYIDVTIGGALSISTMAAAGFGNMISDVAGIGLAGTVEAFVSKIGVQVPVLTPEQQDLTKTRWTANVSRALGIAVGCFIGMFPLFFLKTKEDIESDEEDDKGTT from the exons atggCAGCGCCCATGACAGGAATTAGAATGGCATACAAACTTAGAGATTTTACGTGTAAATCagtaataaaatgcaaaatgagCGGTTTCTCTGGAAATCTAGCAGTCACTTCGTTCGTTGAGCATAGTTTATTGAAAGGATCTTGTGGAATAAGGACTCTAACCGTTGATCCAAATACTTCTTGTTGGAATGTCCCGAAACGTTTTCAGTTCACACATGCTACTCGACTTCGAAATAGGAGGAGACTCGATCTGCCACAAAGATCTCAAGAGTTTATTTCAAATCTAAGGAGCAAGGAAAGAGAAACTCTTTTAGCTGAACTATTAAAGTACCAAAACATTAAGAATGTAGACCTAGAAGCTTCTACGAAAAGTACCCCTG ATAAGGAGCTTCCAGAGACAGTCGTTATACCCAATCCAACTAGACAACAATTAAGAATGG ttgcCATCAGCAATGCTCTGCCATTTATTGGATTTGGATTCTTTGACAATGCCATCATGATTATTGCA GGCGATTACATTGATGTGACAATAGGAGGTGCACTAAGTATATCAACAATGGCTG CGGCAGGCTTTGGCAATATGATATCTGATGTTGCAGGAATAGG TTTGGCAGGTACCGTAGAGGCTTTTGTGTCTAAGATAGGTGTACAGGTTCCAGTTCTTACTCCTGAGCAACAAGACCTAACAAAGACAAGATGGACCGCTAATGTG tCTCGTGCTCTGGGTATAGCTGTAGGCTGCTTCATCGGAATGTTCCCACTTTTCTTCctgaaaacaaaagaagataTAGAAAGTGATGAAGAGGATGACAAAGGGACAACGTAG